The Ornithinimicrobium faecis genome includes a window with the following:
- a CDS encoding IS110 family transposase produces the protein MFTERTSVGLDVHARSVAAAAIDGETGELIQARLSPGKKQITDWLKALPGPVAVTYEAGPTGFDLYRALSSAGIRCEVAAPSRLQRPSGDRVKTDARDAVHLARLLRLDEISSVAIPTVDQEAARDLTRAREDARGDLMTARHRLSKLLLRYGIVYSGGSAWTGKHDAWLRTEAFAGLSTRATRLTFDANYDNVLTTLARRDRLNVHIEELAADSEFTPVVRRLCCLRGIATLTGFALAVEIGDWHRFTGKTIGSFVGLVPSEHSSGNSRSQGPITKTGNTHVRRMLVEAAWHHQPRYRIGKTMLDRWDLAPAAARARGDAGNRRLHARWVTFIERKKKPTIANVAIARELAGWCWSLAVLDE, from the coding sequence GTGTTTACCGAGCGTACGAGTGTTGGGCTCGACGTGCACGCCAGATCTGTCGCTGCAGCGGCGATCGACGGCGAGACGGGCGAGCTGATCCAGGCGAGACTCTCCCCTGGTAAGAAGCAGATCACCGACTGGCTCAAGGCGTTGCCTGGCCCGGTCGCGGTGACGTATGAGGCCGGCCCGACCGGGTTCGACCTGTACCGTGCGTTGAGCTCGGCCGGGATCCGGTGCGAGGTCGCTGCCCCGTCAAGGTTGCAGAGGCCTTCTGGCGACCGGGTCAAGACCGACGCCAGGGACGCGGTCCACCTGGCCAGGTTGCTACGCCTGGATGAGATCAGCTCGGTGGCGATCCCGACGGTGGACCAGGAAGCGGCCCGGGACCTGACCCGGGCCCGCGAAGACGCCCGTGGTGACCTGATGACGGCCCGGCACCGGCTGTCCAAACTGCTCCTGCGCTACGGCATCGTCTACTCCGGCGGGTCCGCGTGGACCGGCAAGCACGACGCCTGGCTACGCACCGAGGCCTTCGCTGGGCTGAGCACCCGGGCGACCCGGCTGACGTTCGACGCCAACTACGACAACGTCCTGACCACCTTGGCCCGCCGGGACCGCCTCAATGTCCACATCGAGGAGTTAGCCGCCGACAGTGAGTTCACCCCCGTGGTGCGACGACTGTGTTGCCTGCGGGGCATCGCCACGCTGACCGGGTTCGCCCTGGCCGTCGAGATCGGTGACTGGCACCGGTTCACCGGCAAGACCATCGGCTCCTTCGTCGGACTGGTACCTTCCGAGCACTCCTCGGGCAACTCCCGCTCCCAGGGGCCGATCACCAAGACCGGCAACACCCACGTGCGGCGGATGCTGGTCGAGGCTGCCTGGCACCACCAGCCCAGGTACCGGATCGGCAAGACCATGCTGGACCGGTGGGACCTGGCCCCCGCAGCTGCGCGGGCCCGCGGTGACGCCGGGAACCGGCGGCTGCACGCCCGATGGGTGACCTTCATCGAGCGGAAGAAGAAGCCCACCATCGCCAACGTCGCCATCGCCCGCGAGCTCGCCGGCTGGTGCTGGTCCCTGGCGGTGCTCGACGAATAG